The sequence TGAACAGGTCCCGGGCATGAAGGGTACGGCACAGGGAACACAGGCAGTGGTACTGTAACAGGGTTGTGtggggacagatggcagctacacctGCGGTGAGCACCGCATACACAGAGCTGTCAAATCACgatgtcatacacctgaaaccaatgtcaCGCTGTGTGTCAACTGTGCTTCGATTCAGAAAAAGAGGGGCGGCAGCCTTCTGGGCTCCGTGCTTCCTTGCTGCCAGCCTCGGGAGAGTCACCAGCCCCTCTGAGTCCTACTGCCGCTCCGGGCAATTCTCCCCTTAAGCCTCTTCATCTCCCACAGGCTCCCTCTGTCCCAAACACAGCCTCACCTCCACCTTCCCACTGAAAAGGGAGGCCACTAAAGGGGACACAGGTCGTTTGAAACAAGGCACCATCTGCGCTGCCCGCCTCTCCTTTATCTCTGGCCAGtcctctctcctgtctccagGAGGTGTGGCTTCTCTCCCTGGCCACGGCAATGCCACCGTCTCTGCTCTGgacccttcctccctccagctgAGGGCTCTCCTCCTCGCTACCCTCTCTCGGGGCCGCCTCAGCCAGTCAAGGCTTTCTCACAAGGCCCCTGTCCTCTATCAGAGCCCAGATCTTTCTCGAAACCCAGACTTTAAAACCAATTGTTTCCTCAGTATTTCCCCCTGGAAATGTCCCATAGACACCTTAGACTCATGAGAGATCCAACATGGAATTCACTGCCTCCCCACTAACGAGTAACCCCCTCCAGGGCTCTCTGTATCAGAGCTTCTCCAACTAGAGGGGTGTCACACCTTCTGGGTGtgctccagagtttctgatttgaTAGGTTTGGGGGGCGGGGTGCAGAGATTTGCTTTTCTAAAGGTTCCCAGGAGTGTTCTTCAAAAATGGCTAGGTCAGGGTTAGGCCACCAGCCCTAAGACAGAAGACCCCATTGGGTCCTCTGTCACCTGAACATTCTGTCAATGACCAAATCCTGCACGTTCCTCCCCCTGGTTATCCCTCAACCCTGCCCACCTTCTCAGCATCTACCTCCTTGCACACCAGCTCGGCCGCAGCCCCTAAACCAGTTCCCTgccttctctttccatctctcccaACGGCGTGCATGCTCGGGGCACTTTCTGTCTCCCTCAGTGCTGGGCTCACAGCGCATCACACagcattcaacaagtatttgctgagggaaggaaggaggaagggagggaggacaaGAGGGACATTTTCTCTCGTGACGTCCCACAGAGTTGCCAGGgtaatctttctaaaacacagaaacacacatttGATGACATCACGCCCATTTCGGAAGTTGAAGGGATGCCCTACTGCCCCCCACTGTCACAGTAGATAAAGCGTGAACTTCCTATGTGACATCTGAGGCCCTTCGCGCCCTGGCCCAGACTGCCTTTCCAGCCTCTTCTCCCCCGCCCCGCTCCTCTTCCACACACCTGACATCTTGCTTCACTGACCACCTGCCTTTCCCCAAATGCTCCGCTCCTTCCTATCCctgcctttgcacctgctgtcccCACTGCCTAGAACGCCTTCTGCTGTGGGCATGCTGTCATTTATCCTCAAAGGATGGCTCAGCTGTCCCTGCTGAGGTAAAGCCTTCTCAGTCCTCCTGGCATGGGTGTCACCCCATACCCGTCCTCCCTGTGCCCCCCAGAAAGCACTGTCACCCTGTTCCATGAAGGCAGGGCAAAAGTACAGCAACTCACATTTACAGACCACTTCCTACGTGCCAGGCACGCCTTTGCACAGATTACCTTGGTGCCTCCTTGGGTTGACCCTTTGAGGGATGTGCTATTACTGATCCCCGTCACCccgttttacagaagaggaaactgaggcttggagaggttcACATAACTTGCCCAGGGGTCATCCTGCCAGGACGTGGGAGAGCTGGGCCTTGTTCACCACTGTGTGCCCAGGACCTAAACAATGACACGTGCCCGTGATCGCTACTAGAACAAATGTCTTCCCGCAGGCAGTAGATTTCCTTCAACTCTGTGTTCCGAATCAGGCAGGCAACAGAGACTAAGAAATGTTTttggaagaaatgaatggatggatgggtgggtgggtgggcacaTGGGTAAATGAGCGATGTAACTCCCTACTCACCGTAGTGTGAACTTAAATTTAGCCCTAGAAGTGTCCCGATGCCACATGGAGAAGGACTGAGGCAGAGGTGGGACAGAGTGACCAGGAAAGAGGGTGCGAGCTGATAACCAGTTCagagttatttgtttttgtttgctcaAAACCTACCTGTTGGGTAAGTCTAAACGCCATGCCCTTCCTAGGTGTCTATCGGGGGTTTGGCAAGAGAGAGCATTTGAAAACAACTTTACACCGACTCAAGACAGATCCAGCCCCGGCCccgaccctggccctgaccccgGCCCCAGGGGTCAGTGTTCACAGTGGTCGGGATGAGGGTACAGAGCAGTTGAGGGGCACAGTGAGGCTTCTGGGTTGGACCTGCCTCTACTACGTACTGGGTGTGTGACCTAAGGAAGTCACCTTACCTCCCTGCATTTCGGattcttcatttgtaaagtgtGCAGAAAAAAGAGAATCCCCTCCAGTTTTTGTAAGGACTCAGTGAGATCACCCACACACAGTTCTTGGCAGCTTGCCTGGCGACACAGCCTGGGTGCCTAAAGCTATCTGGTCTATGTCATCATTAAGGGATGTGACATTACTGGACTCTCTTAAGAACCTGTgaaccaggggctcctgggtggttcagttggttaagcctctgcctttggctcaggtcatgatcccagagtcctgggatggagccccatgttgggttccctgctcccttgccctctgctgcccggccccctgcttgtgctggtgtgatctttctctctctcaaataaataaataaaatctttaaaaaaaaaaaaaagagcctatgAAATAGGCAGAATGGggattactcccattttacagatgaagacatctGAGGCCAAAGACCCTCCTTCACAGGTCAGGCAGCACATCAGTATCAGAACCAGAGCCTGAGGAGATGGTCCCCAAATCTTGATTTTCCAGTTTTAGGCTCCCTGCACGCCATCTACTGACCAAGGCAAGGAAGTGGCCCGAGACATGAGAAACTGCACAGCCGCCACGGTCTGTCAGGGACTTTCAAGCTCAATCCTCACGCCTTGCCCATAATCACATAATTGAATGGTACtgccctccctctacccctgctgtGGCTGAGACGGTGCAGATAACTGAGACTCAGAGATCCCACTTCCCACATCATTCCGTTTGGAAAACTGAGATCTGACTGGGTGTCCTGTGGTAACGATGGTGCCTGACAAGAAGAGGTCGACTCTGTGTCCCATGCCTGAtgcggggagggcagaggaggaccACCCCAGACAGCCAGGGACGTGATGCTGTTATCTGGCTGCCTGAGGGCAAGGAAGCTGGTCAGAGAGGGAAGACCCTTGGGTCCTACTTACCATGGTGGTCGATATGGTCTCTGTGGTGATGGAGGGAGTGGTTGTTATGGACTCCTTTCCCCCTGGGGCAGTCCCATCAACCTGCTGGCCAGAGGAGTCATAAGAGAGATAGAGGTGGGGGGGGCACACCGCCTCTGCCTGGAGCATCTGGTACCTGGGCAGGTGGCATTCCCAGCTACAGAGGGACGGGCTGTGTGAGCAAACAAGCGCTAGCGGGCAGACGGGCTTGTCCGCACACAGCCTGAattacggggggggggggtcctcacATGCCCCCAGTTTGTTTGAATCATCTTATTTGGCAAAGGACAAGCAATTGCAGATAATTTTGCAAGCCCTAAGCAAACCTCAATTCCTGTGTTCCTTGACCTAGTGATTCCACAGCCGGGAGTTCATCCTTTGGATATCAACTCTGAAAAAGTTGCCAAGAAGTGTGAACGAAGAAGTTTGCTGAAGCATTCATCGTTAACTGACAAGGACAAAATAGCCGCAGGCCCATTGACGGGAGACTGCAGGGTAAGTCAGGACCCACTCCTAAGTGGGACTGAGTGTAAGGTGGGCCCACAGAGGGCAATGAGGAGTGAGCTCCAAGACAGTCaaagggttaagcctctacctttggctcaggtcatggtctcagggttctgggatcaagccccacgttggggggtccctgctcggcgggaagcctgcttccccctctctctgcctgcctctctgcctacttgtgatctctttctgtcaaataaataaataaaatctttttttaaaaaaggtcaggTGTAAAAGAGGATCTCTTTTGTGTAAAATTCTACACGCTAGAGATGTCAGTGTATACATTGGAATacatatacatcttttttttctgggaagaatCGTAAGAAAAATTTCAGTTTGTTCTGTTTGAATTTCATAACTGTGAAcactttgtcattttgttttgatGTCAGTATGGATTACTGGGCTGTTGACTTTGGGGCCTATTTaggttttctctgtatttttctacaggaaaacaaaataaaacactggtCACTAAAACAAAAGAGGCCACAGAGGAGGCATGCTGCTTGAGATCACATAGTTCGTCAGAACTCGAGCGTCTTGGCTGCTGCACCAGCTGCCACAGAGACCACTGTGCATGTTACAAACGGgggaaagaacattctggaaacgACACAATTGTACACATTGTGTTGGTTTATACCTTACTTATTTCTTGAGATGCAGACTAGTCTCTGCCCCTAGCACTGCACCTCCTCTGGCCAGGAGGAACTCAGGGGGCATCTATCACACCTACAAGTCTCAAGGttcaaagtttaaaaatcaaaacactgCAAGAGAAACCTCGACACCTGTGTCTCTTTTGGACCACTCTGTCCAGGGTACCAAGTATGCTTCATCTTGTTAaggcaaatgattttttaaaatctttttctcagTTTGTTCATTTTGCCAATCTGACACGGAAACCCCacgtgtgtaaaaaaaaaataataataatccaatgTGAGTCATTCTGACAACAGTTGGATTGGgattgctccctctctctcccccagagCAGCCCCTGAGCTACCTCAAGAAACTTCTCAAACTCCTTCAAGCAATCTGAGAGCCACAGTCTAGTCCACTTGCTGCTAGCCCTTACAGCAGTCCCAGGAGGACAGGGAGACATgatcattcccattttagagatggaaaGTTGAGGCTGTAAGAGGTGTGTGTGGTCTGCCCAGGACAGGAGTTCATTCCACCGGCCAACCCCAGAGCTCACGGAGGACAGCAAAGCTCAGAAGAGTATCAAGGTGAACCTGGAGGCCCTGGGGAAGCTGGAGTGGCAAGAGTTGGCCCGGGGGCTTGGCCCGGGTGAGGACCCCACCCCTAAATGTCCTGTGCTCAAGATGCAGTGGAAGGCCCCGGTTACCTGGCTAGCATCCATAGCGCTGACTCTGGTCTGCAGGACAGCCTCGGGCTCAATCTTCTTTCTGATGGCCAGGCTGCTGACAGTCATGGTTTCCGCTTTCACAGGCtgtagggagaagagggagaaagttcCATAAGCCAAGCCTCTGCCTGACTCCTGCTCACAGGCCGCTGTGGCATCTCTCCCACCCCTGCAGCAGGCCAGGGCTCAGGAAGAGCACACAGGTCAGGGCAAAGAGGCACGGCGAGCCATCCCAGACAGCCAGCCCCAGGGGGGAGCCAGGGCCACCAGCAGCACCCAGATGGGCCACTCATGACCTTGGCGCACATCCGCTCCTGGTGGCTAGAAGCTGGTTTTTAGGCTACCTGAAAAAGAACATCTACTATTCAATTaacaggctctgtgccaggcctcCCACTAAGAACTTGTCCTTAGATACTTGCCACTGAATCCTGACAGACCTCAACAATTATGCTGCCCCATCCCAGCTGCTTCCTTTGAACTGCTCTTGAAAGCAGGAGTCACACACCTGGGGGCCTCGGGGGGGCCAGGCAGGAGATGTAAAGGGGTGAATTAGGCTTATGGAGGACTGGGGTGAACAGGAGGACACATATTCTCACCACTCAGGTTTGGCCAATAGCAGCCATGGCTTCTGAATGACTCGGATCAtctgatattttttaatgattaaaaaaaaaacacctgtggATTTTATATTCCACGTCCTGATTTTTTGATGAGGGTCAACAAAAACATCTGTGTTAGCCAGATCTGGCCTGGGGCCATCGGTTTTCAACCTCTCCTCTAGAAGTCTTCGGTTAAATGATCAGTTTCTTCAGACTCCCCCAGCAAGGTCAGTTCATGGGACCGTGAGTATATGagagctgaatgaatgaatgaatgaaaaagccTGCCATCTGGTTGGGAGGGTAGTGAGAGGGATTCTTATAGATGACTGTAACCGTGAGATCAAGCCATTCATCCAGTTAATTGTCTATTAGTGCCTGGCACGCGCAGGCTTAGAGGAGCTGCCACCGTGGGGGAGAGTGGGCATGGCAGCCGCCGGCCTGACTACCTAGGAGGATGCCAGGAGCAGAAACATCGCAGAGCAAGGGGGCTGTGGACAGAGCCACACTTCTGCCCTGGGTGGTCAGAGAAGCATCTGCTAGATGTGAGAGCCGAACTTGGTCCTGAAACATGACAAGTTTgcaaggcagagaaggggaaggaaaacttctCCCAGAGGGCACAGCACGGAGTGAATGCCCAGAGTCAATGAGTTTGTATTTCAAAGCCTGGAACGGAGAGAGGAGGGTCTGGTGGGAGGTAGGTTGGGGCTACAAGAGACAAGAGGGCAAAGGGATCATGGGACAAAGATCCTCTGAAGGAAGGACACAAAGCAGAGGGGCCCAGACACTGTCGATCCTGGTGTCCCCCTCAGTGATGATGTTTCCTCTTCTCTTGGagcttctgctgctcccctaAGACCCCGGGCCAGATGGGTTTAGAccgctgccccttcccccagcaagcccaggccccggggagaAGAGCCGGGTCAGAATCAGGAAGAACCATAGACTTTCAGGCCAGGCCGCAGGCGAATCCATAAGCACGTGCCTTCTGCAGGTGCCATGCAACACAGACAGGGAGAGGAGGCGGGTTAAGACCAGACCTCCTAGCATCACCTGACCTCGGGCAAGCAGGCAAGCGATGGGGTCACAGGGTTAAAACGCCAAGGAGTGCACGTTAGGGGTGAACCAAGATGGCAAACATGCGAGCACAGAACCATGCTTTCTGCGAGGGGCAGTCATGCAACACGAAACAGAGCTTCAGGCTGGCGGCTCGGTCTTCTCGCAGATGGCCCCGGGGCCCTCTGAACATGCAGTGCCCGCCGGGCCCAGGTATCCAGGATGCTCCACTGTACCTCAAACTGGGGCATATCGGGGGTGGCGCAGGCCCCTCGATCCGGGCTATCCTCGATGCCCCCAGACTCATCTTCCTGGCCGAGGCCCCCCTTGTTGAGATCCCGGGAAAACACCAGGCCCTCGGTCTCTGAGTCGCTTTTGTCTCGGTCAAGCTCAGGCAGGCTGCGGGAGAAGTCTTCGAAGGCGCTGCCATGGTAGTCACCAATGACCGTGAAGTCAACCTCAGCCTCCAGGCTCGACGTGGAGCTGACTGTGATGCTGGAGCACTTGCGCTCAATGGCCAAGTGGTTGTCCTTCAGGAACACCGCGTCCCTCTCCTGGTCCTGGTCCTCGTCTCCCGTGTCACTCTCTGGGGCCCTGGGACGAGGTGGTTTGACTTTCTCCTCTGAGCCCTCCCTTAGCCCTGCTCTCTATGGCCAGATAAAAAGCAAAGGAACGGGGtgtggggtgggaagagagagagagaaagcaagatggTGAATGACAGAAGAAATCGTGGGGCCTTTCAATGTCTCAAATAGAAGAGCAGGTCAGGAAATGAAAAACACTCCCAGGAAGGTTCCTTGACATAACAAGCTTGAAAAACCCACAAAGTTCTCAAGAGTGGGGAATGCTCCTTTCCGAGGGTCTCCCGCTGATGGCCAAAGCAAGTACAAAGCAAACCTCCTGCCAGTTGGTTCTGGACAGGAAGCCCCATCCAAGGTCTGGATCTGGGAGCTTTTCAGAAGCGGCATCGTGTGCGAGGCAGGGATGGGAGCCTGGACGCAGGCCCATCCGTGCAGGTGGGCACCGAGAGACAGAAATCAAGGAGGGAGACCCAGGGATTTAGGGAAACCTGGGATgggaaggcagggaggctggAGCCAAGAGCTTTGAGAAACAAAGAGGAAGCCAAATGGTTTGTCAATTCCACTGAGTCTCTGAGGGAGGGGGCGTATTGGCTATGGGGAGGAACAATATGGGTTAAGTCCTGGGAGCTGGGTGCTACAGCAGTTCAGCCCTGAGTTccgggcggggccggcgggcAGGGTGGAGGTTCTAGTCCCATCAGTGTAATTGACAACGGCAGGCCAAGGAAACGCTGGAGGGGAACCAGCAACTCTTGTCCCACATACATACCTCTCAACTGGCCTGTCAGGGATTAAACACCACATGCACATTTTTGGCTGTTCCAGAACAGTCTTTTTAAAGCCCAATCTAACACCcaccaaatatatatacatgtatatatacattttttttttaaagtagttggCTTCAGGTTCTAGAGATTCAGTGCACTTAGAGATTCACTTGCTAGACTTAGCTTCCATTTTAGCCAGTTTCTGGAAGGTTGAGAGGTGTGAGGACACATTCCAGACAAGCGAGAGTTGAGCTGCCACAGACGGCATTGCCAGAGCAGGTGGGAGTCGAAGGCAGCAATGCACCCTGGCCAGGCGGAGAGGACCAGGTTCATCAGGGCACCGGGGGGGCTGCAGAGACCTGAGGGCCCGAGGGGCTGGCGAATCTCAGGTGCCCCCCTTTTCCAGGAGGGTTGGCTGCTAAGCTGGTGATGGGCTTCTCTTCCCTGACCGCATCTCCGGATTTGTTCTGGATTAGAGAAGATAGTTAGTCTTAAGCAGGCAGAAAGGAACTTGGCAGTGGGACCAAGAGGGAGCCAGCAGTGAAGGATGGAAACCTCTGGCCTGTCAGCTTCCCCAAGGCGGGAGaaccagggaagggaaaagatgaAGGAAGATCGTTGGACAAGCCAAGCAAAACAGGTAGGAGCCCAGCAGGTGGGGGCAGCAAGGCAAAGCAAGTATGTAGTCGGCTGGCGGTGATGCCACCTTCTCCAGTGGGGGGGTGTGACCCTCTGGGCACCAGGTCACACCAAAAGCTGAGGACCTTTGTGGCTAAGCTAACAGTGGCCAAGCAGATGAACCCGTCATTCCGCCCGGGCTACCCTCAGGCCCGTGTCGGGAAGAGAACTCATAGGAATGGACAAGCAGCCTCTGATCGCAGTGATGACGAGGGGCCCCTGAAACATGCTTCTACAGAGCTACGGAGCATGCGGTCTGCTCCcccacaggggaggggcagcggcgggggcgggggctcaCGTGGCCAGTGCCCATGGTGGTTTCCTCCAGCGCAGTTTCGCAGCCCGAATCAGGGGACATGAGCTCGAGGTCCGTGCATCCTTCCTGGGCAGATGTGGTAGCAATGTCCTCCCTGAAGTGGCTGGCAGCCAGCAGCGTCACTGAGGAATGGGTGGCCTTGGGGCCGGCGAAGTCCCCTAGGGGCTGAAGCTGGACGAAGCCCAGGTCCAGAAGCTTGTTCCGCTGTTGCTCTACCTGACCCACGGAGGCCTCTGAAGACAACTCGTTTATGAGGGCCCTTGTTTCACTCTGACTCGCTCGGCGAGTTTCAGCTCCATGGGTCTCAAAGATCCGAATTTTGTTGGCCACTGAGGTCTTGCTGATATCTTCCAGGGACCCCTCTTGGCCCGCAGCCTGGAAAGAGGTTATCTCCTTTGGCTTCCCTGAAGGGAACATCAACCCCAGGGGTACAGCCCCCTCGGCTCGTTCGGAGACAACTCTGGGCTTTCTGCTGGCAACGGGAGGTGCCCGGCGCTCACCTCCATCTGAGGTCACGAACGGTCCTCCTCGGtccttgggctctgggctctcttTAAGAGGATGGGCATGTTTGAGAAACACAGGGGACTGTTCTCCAAAAGGATCCCCAAGCTGCAGAGGCTCCCTTGACCCATAAGGGGCTGGGCTTGGAGAAGTTTCCTCCAGAGCTGCCTGAGATTGAAAGGGACcaggagaggctgggagggggGCGAGCACTTCCATCTGAAGAAACGCTGAGGCCTTTCTGTCCTCTGTCACGGGTTCTCCTGTTTGGATGTGGACCCGGCCCTGGTCTTGGGGCAGAAAGTTGCCTCTGCCTGGCTTGGCTGGCTTCCTGACATCATTAGGAGGGGTGGTCCGGGGAAGGGCGCAGACTGGGAGCTCTGGGTGCATGGCCCCTGCGCTGTGAGGTGTGTGGTCCTTCCATCCTGCTGGGGGACTGTTCTCAGCCTTTTCCACCAAATCTCCACCATTGGGGGCCTCTTCCTCCATGCCTAGGTTGGATGCTGAGTAGCTGAATTCTCCTTCCACCCCCCGCCCAGCTTCTTCCCAGTCCTCAGCACATGTCTGCCCTGGAGAAGGTCCCTTACTGAGCTGCTCAGCAAAGGCCTCCAGGTCACCTGGTCTTCTGCAGTTCCCACGGGACCCTGCCCTTTCCTCTAAAGAAGGCTTGTGAGCTTCACCCTCTTGGTCCTTGCTCCTGCTGGAAGCTGCAGCAGAGCCCTGTGGGCCTGAGGAATTCAGTGCGGAGCTCTCTGCGAGCTCCAGCCTGGTCTCATCAACGGGAAGGGTGACCaggcactcttccctttcctccagaggtggagggaggacTCGGTCTTCAGAATCTTTCTCTCCATAGTTCAGATAGAAGCTCCTCTCTGCAAAGGAAGGTTCGGTTTCATCACTCGAGTCAGCTCTGGCTTCCGACTGGGCTGGGTCCAGCAGAAATGACTGGAGTCCTCCCTTGTCGGAGGCTGGAGAAGGGACATCGGCCTCTGCTGACCTCGTCCCTGAGGCAGTGGGTCTTCCCCAAGTCTGGAACTCCTCCAGCTCCTTCCTCAGCTCCGTCTGGCCCTCCAGCTGACCACCTGAGATCCAGCGCTTCTTGATGGTGGCCTCCCCAGTGCCCACCCTCAACTGGGAGCCCTCCAAGAGGTTTTCTGCCAGGGCAGAGCCTGCAGCCAGAGAAGCCCCTCCTGGGCCTTTCCTGACCCAGGGGCCTTCCTCCCACACTGACTCAAAGTCTTCAGGGCTTGCAATCATTCTTCCTTGTTGCTGGGTCTTTGCTCTTCTAACTCCCACCATTTCTTCTGTGGCCACTTCGACTTTGAACTTATCCACCAGGATGTCTACTTTGGAGAGTCTGCCATCAGCAAGGATATCTGCGAGGCCTGCCTTACTTTCTTCCTGCTGCGTG comes from Neovison vison isolate M4711 chromosome 8, ASM_NN_V1, whole genome shotgun sequence and encodes:
- the EPB41L1 gene encoding band 4.1-like protein 1 isoform X2, which gives rise to MTTETGPDSEVKKAQEEAPQQPEAAATATTPVTPAGHSGHPEANSNEKHPPQQDTRPAGQSLDMEEKGYGEADGLSERTTPSRAQKSPQKIAKKYKSAICRVTLLDASEYECEVEKHGRGQVLFDLVCEHLNLLEKDYFGLTFCDADSQKNWLDPSKEIKKQIRSSPWNFAFTVKFYPPDPAQLTEDITRYYLCLQLRADIITGRLPCSFVTHALLGSYAVQAELGDYDAEEHVGNYVSELRFAPNQTRELEERIMELHKTYRGMTPGEAEIHFLENAKKLSMYGVDLHHAKDSEGIDIMLGVCANGLLIYRDRLRINRFAWPKILKISYKRSNFYIKIRPGEYEQFESTIGFKLPNHRSAKRLWKVCIEHHTFFRLVSPEPPPKGFLVMGSKFRYSGRTQAQTRQASALIDRPAPFFERSSSKRYTMSRSLDGAEFSRPASVSENHDTGPDGDKQEEDGESGGRRSEAEEGEVRTPTKIKELKLEQETTPRHKQEFLDKPEDVLLKHQASINELKRTLKEPNSKLVHRDRDWERERRLPSSPASPSPKGTPEKVNESRRTQDTSPQDLAPEPGTATGWEVFTQKSLAASPEGSEHWVFIEREYTRPEELSLLKVTTTQQEESKAGLADILADGRLSKVDILVDKFKVEVATEEMVGVRRAKTQQQGRMIASPEDFESVWEEGPWVRKGPGGASLAAGSALAENLLEGSQLRVGTGEATIKKRWISGGQLEGQTELRKELEEFQTWGRPTASGTRSAEADVPSPASDKGGLQSFLLDPAQSEARADSSDETEPSFAERSFYLNYGEKDSEDRVLPPPLEEREECLVTLPVDETRLELAESSALNSSGPQGSAAASSRSKDQEGEAHKPSLEERAGSRGNCRRPGDLEAFAEQLSKGPSPGQTCAEDWEEAGRGVEGEFSYSASNLGMEEEAPNGGDLVEKAENSPPAGWKDHTPHSAGAMHPELPVCALPRTTPPNDVRKPAKPGRGNFLPQDQGRVHIQTGEPVTEDRKASAFLQMEVLAPLPASPGPFQSQAALEETSPSPAPYGSREPLQLGDPFGEQSPVFLKHAHPLKESPEPKDRGGPFVTSDGGERRAPPVASRKPRVVSERAEGAVPLGLMFPSGKPKEITSFQAAGQEGSLEDISKTSVANKIRIFETHGAETRRASQSETRALINELSSEASVGQVEQQRNKLLDLGFVQLQPLGDFAGPKATHSSVTLLAASHFREDIATTSAQEGCTDLELMSPDSGCETALEETTMGTGHNKSGDAVREEKPITSLAANPPGKGGHLRFASPSGPQRAGLREGSEEKVKPPRPRAPESDTGDEDQDQERDAVFLKDNHLAIERKCSSITVSSTSSLEAEVDFTVIGDYHGSAFEDFSRSLPELDRDKSDSETEGLVFSRDLNKGGLGQEDESGGIEDSPDRGACATPDMPQFEPVKAETMTVSSLAIRKKIEPEAVLQTRVSAMDASQVDGTAPGGKESITTTPSITTETISTTMENSLKSGKGAAAMIPGPQTVATDIRSLSPIIGKDVLTSTYGATAETLSTSTTTHVTKTVKGGFSETRIEKRIIITGDEDVDQDQALALAIKEAKLQHPDMLVTKAVVYRETDPSPEERDRKPQES